One part of the Xylanimonas allomyrinae genome encodes these proteins:
- a CDS encoding DUF1576 domain-containing protein gives MTLTALATSVGRRMRDDVETDLQKVKFRLLVTLCLGAVVLGFVVDTPAELMRGTLAILSSPSGLLTDYMAIASVGATFFNAGLLTLLSVVLVRLERTEFSGPVIAGLFTVFGFALFGKNLFNSIPITLGVFLYAKLERKRFSDYQVESLFGTALAPAVSFMAFGKGLPLWQGILLGYALGIFIGLVIPPMARHFAKFHHGLSLYNVGFTAGIVGMVIVAVMNLLEYDVVEVYNVSSGYTFELSVLTFTFCLALLVCGFLLNGRSVRGMAGFLRRTGQAPSDFVALEGIGRTVMNMGLMGVLATAYVLIVGGDLNGPVLGGIFTVIGFGAYGKHPRNCLPILVGVALATAFTNTDIGSTHVLLAALFGTTLAPVSGVFGSAYGVVAGFLHMALVANVGLLHGGLNLYNNGFSAGFVAFVLFPVFNAKLRIRGKGVKGVKTAEPDHHTCPAVAEPPPPTPG, from the coding sequence GTGACGCTCACCGCTCTCGCGACCTCCGTGGGCCGGCGCATGCGCGACGACGTCGAGACCGACCTGCAGAAGGTCAAGTTCCGGCTGCTCGTGACCCTGTGCCTCGGCGCGGTCGTCCTCGGGTTCGTCGTCGACACCCCGGCCGAGCTGATGCGCGGCACCCTGGCCATCCTGTCCTCGCCGAGCGGCCTGCTGACCGACTACATGGCCATCGCCTCCGTCGGCGCCACGTTCTTCAACGCCGGGCTGCTGACGCTGCTGTCGGTCGTGCTCGTGCGGCTCGAACGCACCGAGTTCTCCGGGCCCGTCATCGCCGGGCTCTTCACCGTGTTCGGGTTCGCCCTGTTCGGCAAGAACCTGTTCAACTCGATCCCCATCACGCTCGGCGTCTTCCTGTACGCCAAGCTGGAGCGCAAGCGGTTCTCCGACTACCAGGTCGAGAGCCTGTTCGGCACCGCGCTCGCCCCGGCCGTGAGCTTCATGGCGTTCGGCAAGGGCCTGCCGCTGTGGCAGGGGATCCTGCTCGGGTACGCACTCGGCATCTTCATCGGCCTGGTCATCCCGCCGATGGCCCGCCACTTCGCCAAGTTCCACCACGGCCTGAGCCTGTACAACGTGGGGTTCACCGCCGGCATCGTCGGCATGGTCATCGTCGCCGTCATGAACCTGCTCGAGTACGACGTCGTCGAGGTCTACAACGTCTCCTCCGGCTACACGTTCGAGCTCAGCGTCCTGACGTTCACCTTCTGCCTCGCGCTGCTCGTGTGCGGGTTCCTCCTCAACGGGCGGTCCGTGCGCGGCATGGCCGGGTTCCTGCGGCGCACGGGGCAGGCGCCCAGCGACTTCGTCGCCCTCGAGGGCATCGGGCGCACCGTCATGAACATGGGCCTGATGGGCGTGCTCGCCACCGCGTACGTGCTGATCGTCGGCGGCGACCTCAACGGCCCCGTGCTGGGCGGCATCTTCACCGTGATCGGGTTCGGCGCGTACGGCAAGCACCCGCGCAACTGCCTGCCCATCCTCGTCGGCGTCGCGCTCGCCACCGCGTTCACCAACACCGACATCGGTTCGACGCACGTGCTGCTCGCCGCCCTCTTCGGCACCACGCTCGCACCCGTCAGCGGCGTCTTCGGCAGCGCCTACGGCGTGGTCGCGGGCTTCCTGCACATGGCGCTGGTCGCCAACGTCGGCCTGCTGCACGGCGGCCTCAACCTGTACAACAACGGGTTCTCCGCCGGCTTCGTCGCGTTCGTGCTGTTCCCCGTCTTCAACGCCAAGCTGCGCATCCGCGGCAAGGGAGTCAAGGGGGTCAAGACGGCCGAGCCCGACCACCACACGTGCCCCGCCGTCGCGGAGCCGCCGCCACCGACCCCCGGGTAG
- the hisS gene encoding histidine--tRNA ligase: protein MARIAPLSGFPEWLPDGRVVEQHVLDTLRRTFELHGFAGIETRAVEPLDQLLRKGETSKEVYVLRRLQAQDDAAAPDTQADKQLGLHFDLTVPFARYVLENAGRLAFPFKRYQIQKVWRGERPQDGRFREFVQADIDVVGAGELPYHYEVELPLVMAAALGALAGVGLPPVRILVNNRKVAEGFYRGLGLDDVEGVLRHIDKLDKIGPDAVAALLVQECGATTEQATACLELAAISGSDASVTDAVRALAASHGAVTDLLETGLTELGALIEAAAVRAPGVVVADLKIARGLDYYTGSVYETVLVGHEALGSICSGGRYDTLASDGKSTYPGVGLSIGVSRLVSRLLSAGLVRATRGVPTAVLVAVMSEEDRAASDAVADALRARGIPADVAPKVAKLGKQIQVADRRGIPFVWFPGETDQVKDIRSGEQAAADAGEWAPPAEDWWPRVVPGA from the coding sequence ATGGCTCGCATCGCCCCCCTCTCCGGCTTCCCCGAATGGCTCCCCGACGGCCGCGTCGTCGAGCAGCACGTCCTCGACACGCTGCGCCGCACGTTCGAGCTGCACGGGTTCGCCGGGATCGAGACCCGGGCGGTCGAACCGCTCGACCAGCTCCTGCGCAAGGGCGAGACCTCCAAGGAGGTCTACGTGCTGCGCCGCCTGCAGGCCCAGGACGACGCCGCGGCCCCCGACACCCAGGCCGACAAGCAGCTCGGCCTGCACTTCGACCTGACCGTGCCGTTCGCGCGCTACGTCCTGGAGAACGCCGGCCGGCTGGCGTTCCCGTTCAAGCGCTACCAGATCCAGAAGGTGTGGCGCGGCGAACGCCCCCAGGACGGCCGGTTCCGCGAGTTCGTCCAGGCCGACATCGACGTCGTCGGCGCCGGGGAGCTGCCCTACCACTACGAGGTCGAGCTGCCGCTGGTCATGGCCGCCGCGCTGGGCGCCCTGGCCGGCGTCGGCCTTCCGCCCGTGCGCATCCTCGTCAACAACCGCAAGGTCGCCGAGGGCTTCTACCGCGGGCTGGGCCTCGACGACGTCGAGGGCGTGCTGCGCCACATCGACAAGCTCGACAAGATCGGCCCCGACGCCGTCGCCGCGCTGCTCGTCCAGGAGTGCGGGGCCACGACCGAGCAGGCCACGGCCTGCCTGGAGCTCGCGGCGATCTCCGGCTCCGACGCGTCCGTGACCGACGCCGTGCGGGCGCTCGCGGCCTCCCACGGGGCGGTCACCGACCTGCTGGAGACGGGCCTGACCGAGCTCGGTGCCCTGATCGAGGCCGCCGCGGTGCGCGCGCCGGGCGTCGTGGTCGCCGACCTGAAGATCGCACGCGGCCTCGACTACTACACCGGATCGGTCTACGAGACCGTGCTGGTGGGGCACGAGGCGCTGGGGTCGATCTGCTCGGGCGGGCGGTACGACACGCTCGCGTCCGACGGCAAGAGCACCTACCCGGGCGTGGGGCTGTCGATCGGGGTCTCGCGGCTGGTGTCGCGGCTGCTGTCGGCGGGCCTGGTGCGCGCCACGCGCGGGGTCCCGACGGCGGTGCTGGTCGCCGTCATGAGCGAGGAGGACCGGGCGGCGTCCGACGCCGTCGCGGACGCGCTGCGGGCGCGCGGCATCCCCGCGGACGTGGCCCCCAAGGTGGCCAAGCTCGGCAAGCAGATCCAGGTCGCCGACCGGCGTGGGATCCCGTTCGTGTGGTTCCCGGGCGAGACCGACCAGGTCAAGGACATCCGCTCGGGCGAGCAGGCCGCGGCGGACGCGGGGGAGTGGGCGCCGCCGGCCGAGGACTGGTGGCCCCGGGTGGTGCCGGGCGCCTGA